The Terriglobia bacterium sequence GACGGGCCTTCACCAGTTTGTCGCGAAGCATCATCCGCGGAAAATCGATCTTCCAGGCGTGGGGCGGGGTGTAGGGACAATGGTTGTAACACAGCTTGCACTGAAAACAGTCGTCCGCGATCACCTTCAAGTCTTCCGCGTTTAACTTTTCGGCGTCGCCGTCGACCCGTTCTTCATCGAGGCGATTGAACAACTCCGTAAACGAAGGGCACAGGTTGAAGCACCGCCGGCAACCGTTGCAGAGGTCGTAAACCCTGCGCTCCTCTTTCTCGATGGCTGCGGTGCTCCAGAATTGCTCGGATTGAAAGTCGTAACTCATAGGGTCTCCGATTACCGTAGCCACAAATCTCCCGGACAGTGCGACGGCGTTTCGGCTCCAACGGAAAAAAGTATGGACGGGATAAGTTCAGAAAACCCCGGAGCGGCAATCCACCGGGGTGAATGGACCACCCCCCGGACGGATCGCTGCACCGAGGATCGAATGCGGTCACCGGCCCCCCTCAGGCGATGGCTTCCGAGGGTTCCTTCCCGGCAATGATGGTCAACCCCTTGGTGAACCGTCCCGCGTGAGACTTCTCGGCCTTGGCCAGGGTTTCAAACCATTCGGCGAGTTCGTTGAACCCTTCCGTGCGGGCCGTCTTCGCCATCCCGGGATACATCTCGGTGTATTCGTATGTCTCCCCCTCAATGGCCGATTTCAGATTGGCCTCGGTTGCGCCAATGGGAATTCCGGTCACGGGGTCGCCCACTTCTTTCAAGAAATCAAGGTGACCAAACGCATGCCCGGTTTCGGCCTCCGCCGTGTCCCGGAACAGGCCCCCGATATCCGGATAGCCTTCGATGTCGGCGCGGCGGGCGAAGTACAGGTAACGGCGATTCGCCTGCGATTCCCCTGCAAACGCATTCTTCAAGTTCTCATGACTCTTGGTGCCTTTCAGTGATGGCATATGTCCTCCTCGGTGAATTCAGTTGAGAAACGGTAAGTGTCGGTGTCGAGCTGAATCCGCATGCCAAGGAACGATGTCGGCGTTCCCTAAGCCTAGCGCATTCCTCCCCTTATTCCAAGCGGTTCCTGCGTTTTCGGCGGGTGCTGCAACCGGCGCAGGATCCGCTGAACTCAAAATAATGATCTCGAATTTGGAAATCGAATTTCCGCGCAAACCGCGCGGTCAAGGTCTCGAAAGAACGATCTTCAATGTCGTCGATCCTCCCGCACCGCTCACACACCAGATGGGCATGCGGCGACCGTTTCCCGTCAAAGCGCTGCCGGCTTCCCCCGGAAAAGATCCTCCTCGCCACCCCGATCTGGGCGAACTGATCCAGGATTTGGTAGACCGTCCCGAGGCTCACCATGGGATGCTGCTTGCGGACCTCCGCAAACACCATATCGGGCGTGGGATGGTAATTGTCGCGCTGCAGGACTTCGAACACGGCCAGTTTCTGCGGCGTCACGCGCATGCCATGGGGGTGCAAATGAGCGGCCAGGGTCACCCGGGGGTGATCCCGGGAACCCCTCCTCCCCTGGAGCTTAATACCCTTCTCTTCCTTATTCGGAATCATTCCTAGTAATAATAACCGGCCGCCCTGTCCTTGTCAAGCGAATTTGTTCCCGGGACAGTTGAGCAGCGACAACAGCGCGAGGGCGTCCCTCTGAACTCGTCTGAACGCGAAGCAACTGCAATTCAGACAGAAGTGTTGGGCAAGAAGTAATGGGGGTCAGGCCCGAATGGTGCTTACTTAAGAAATTGAGCTCTTGATTCATCCCCTTCCCCGAAGGGGAAGTCTTCAATAGCCCAGGGTTGGCCGCCTCGCGGCCTACCCTGGGTGGGGATCACCCCAAAAGAAGAAGGAACCCTGAACATGGTCTTGGAAGCATTGAGGGTCAGACTGGGACATTGGACAAATTATCACTTTGGCTGTTTCAGTGGCGTCAGGACCACATCATTCCGGTCTTTATTTCACCCAAGAGAGTATAATCTAGAGTTGCAAGAGGTCGATCGGATCCCCCGTTGACAACCCTTCCCCCGATGCGGAGTCTGTATGCCGAGGCCATGGCGCATTCAGTGGGAGGGGTGCTGGTATCACGTCACTTTCTGGGAGAGGAATGTGGGTCCCTGTGCCGAACGATTTAAAAGCACCCCGATTTATCGGGGTGTTAAACTATCCCCCATCGCCATTGAACCGATTCATCGGTTTCCTTTCACGAAGCCGTTGAAACGGCTGCGATTCGATTTTGGTGGCGATTTGCCACCCCGATGAATCGGGGTGCTGTCGGAATCCACTCTCGAAGCACCCTGGCTTAATTGGGTGTTTACCAAGCTCCTCACCACTCGTTGGGATTGTCGGCGCCTGATCCGAATTCTCTAAATCACAACGTCCAAGAATCCGGCATCGTGGGTATGGCATCTTTACAACAAATCAAAAACGAAACCTCAGTCGTTGTTGAAAGAGTTGTTGAAAGAAGGAATGACAGGAAGAGCAGAATTGATTATAATGCCCGACTGTTCATCACCACAGGGAGGGCTCAACGAGTATGCGGGAACGACAGAAAGAAATTCGGCGCCGGCGGCATCGCCGCGTCAAACACATCAAACAGCGCACCCGGGCATTGAACGCGCAACATGCCAAGGTATCGCCTGCTCCAGAACCCCCTGCGGCCACCTCCGCTCCCGAGTAACCGGCTGCAGAGCCATTTGCATTCTTGATTGACCTGCCCGGGTTCAACTACCCACATATTTTGCATACAGCGACTTTGCCACAGCGGGGTCTTGTGTCCCCTGGACGATGGCGCGTCCGTCGGCAAACACGCTCAGAGTCACCTCGTTGAGGAGGCAACGAACCAGGTAGGGATTGGATTGGACCGCCCCCGCCGCGGCGAGCTTTTTCTCCAGCTCCGGAATCGACAGTTCCATGGGCCGTGCCGGCAATACCTCGACGGCATTGCGCCCGCACA is a genomic window containing:
- a CDS encoding rubrerythrin family protein, producing MPSLKGTKSHENLKNAFAGESQANRRYLYFARRADIEGYPDIGGLFRDTAEAETGHAFGHLDFLKEVGDPVTGIPIGATEANLKSAIEGETYEYTEMYPGMAKTARTEGFNELAEWFETLAKAEKSHAGRFTKGLTIIAGKEPSEAIA
- a CDS encoding transcriptional repressor, which codes for MIPNKEEKGIKLQGRRGSRDHPRVTLAAHLHPHGMRVTPQKLAVFEVLQRDNYHPTPDMVFAEVRKQHPMVSLGTVYQILDQFAQIGVARRIFSGGSRQRFDGKRSPHAHLVCERCGRIDDIEDRSFETLTARFARKFDFQIRDHYFEFSGSCAGCSTRRKRRNRLE